In Phalacrocorax carbo chromosome 1, bPhaCar2.1, whole genome shotgun sequence, the genomic stretch gttgctgtaaaGGTGTGGGCAGGAAGGATGTGTAAGCAATAGCAGCACGTTGACAGCGTTATGCAGTCATTGCATTGATACAGAAATCACAGTCACGCGGGGACCACTCAAAAGTTGTGTGTATATTAAACCTATTCAAAGCCgttgttttacttctgtttcaCTAACAAATTAGGTAAACTAAATTGATATATAGGTTCATGGTTTCCTGTTTTCACTTTATGTTTAGTTTAAGCTGCCACAGTATCTTCTCTTTAGCATGTGTTCAACCTATACTACAGCTAAAATGCTATGTAAGGCTTCCTCTGTTGGTGCGATACTTCTGTGTTTTTACTCAAGGTGTATTCAAGACTTCAATCAGCTGTCAGGAGAAACCAACGCAGAGGCCTGTCCAGGAGTGTTAGTTCAAGCAGTGGAAGCCTGTTTCATTGGAAAAAGATTTATATTTGGAGTGAAGGTAATATCTCATCCACATTACTCTCTTATGATGAGTTTTTTCAATAGCTTGTAGCCAGCTGGGGGCATAGACTGAGTTACCAAAACATCGTGTACAATGTCTTTTGGGAATTTGAGAAAATTTAGGGGTAGGACATGGGAACAATTctgctcctcttcccccagactcctgtgttattttaaatgagTTGCATCCAAAAGTCATCTCTGAATGGCAGTAGTCATCCTGACAGCTTGTCAGGGCTGCTTTTCAGAGAGCCCAAGCAGTGCCAGCTCCTGTGCATGTCAGTGACAGCTTGGAGagtctgtaaaaaaaaaaaaaaaaaccacgtaCAGTTCAAGCAAGAAACAGACTGTCTTTTCAAGCACTGCCCTACCTTCCCCGTGCAGCTGAGTCTCCTGGTGTCTGAAATGTAAGGAGAAACACATCCCCTTACAGCATTTTGATACTTCTGGATATAagaacatgttttaaaatgttgatgAAGGACTGCTGTTCAACGTATGCATTTGTGGCTCTTTTATGTGTTTAACAGACTTTGGAATATTAGTTCTCAGTAATATTTCCATAGAAACAGTCTTCTAAGTTCTCTTCAAGTGGTGCTTGCGCAAATCATTCATATTATGAAGTCTGTGAACTAAATCCTACCTGGcaggtgtttttcttctcccacagGTACCATGAGGTTTATATCTGAGCTGAGACTTTCCTAGTGCACAGCATCTTATGTAATGGACCCATTTACTTTACTTCACTTAACTGGACCCATTCACCAGGTCTCTAGGTCCAATGCCTTTGCAGATAGAAGTAATCCTGCACTCACAAGGAATGAACACACATTTAGAGACCATTTTGTTTGTCCAGCCTTTGGCTGCAGACATTTCTGTGTAGTTGTGTTCAGCTCTGCACACAGTTGCACTCTCCCAGATAAAACTCACAATCAACATTACATGCTTTCCTAGAAGGGCACTGTCCTTGGCTAACAGCCTTCAGCCTCAACCTTTGCGTAGAGTCAGGGAGTAGGAGGGTTGTTGAATTTGAAGACAGACGTATTTGCTTGCTGGCCTCTCTGGCATTGCCAGACCTTGAGGGGGAGGTGAAAAAGGGTTTATTCACCTCTTGAAACATTAGATAATGCCCTCGGCTTTTAATGGCGATTTTCACCTGTAATTTCTATGTGGAGAGAAGCAGGTTCTGTAAAGAATTGCAGCTGAAGGTCCTTTGAAATGCTGCTCTCCAAATAAATCTGAGAAGATAATGGTTGTAGCTTATTTCCCTTTCGCAGAGGTAGCACATAGAAAACAGCTTTGACAGCTGAGCTGCCAAGTCAGTACTGCACAGTACAGCACTCACCAGAGTGCTTTGCTTCAAGTACTGCCCGCGCCTCCTgcataaaagaaaagcattggCCTTAGGCAGCTCGCCATTTGCACAGAACTGCGCTGGAGGAAGCCCGGAAGCACCCAGTGCCCtaaagggaggaagaaattttGTGTGAAGTCCTCTCTTAgaattcttgtttgtttttccagctcCAAAATTCTGCGTAATTGCAACAAGCAAGGAACCGCTTGCTGTGATGCCCTTTATAGCCCTTGCCAGTGCGTATTTCCCAGGGAGTACTGCTTTGTGTGATGGACTGTTTTTTATTCGCTTCCCTGCAGATCCTGACAAAGAGCGAGACCTAAATTTAAGCCTAACTTAAAAGACATGAGTTAAgttttttttctatcaaaaaataaagcattgcactaagtttttgttgttttgttttttttcccttcctccccccaggaTTTTGCAAGGGAAGATAGAGGGCATTCTGCTGCCAACAGCATCTTGCAAAACCGTTCCAGAATTAATAGAAGTACAAAAAACCTTACAGCTTGCCAGATCTTCCTGCCAAATGCTGCTGTTACTGGCTTCACCGTTATCAGCTACTTCCATCGGCTCCTACAGTCGGCAGAATTCAGGAGCTGTAATAACAGCTCATACTTACCTGATGCGTCTTCAGCTCCAATAGATGAACCTGTCAGTGAGCTCAGCAGCTTGTCTAGCCTCAGCAGAAGCTCCTGTTTTGTTCAGTCTCATGGCAGAGAAAGTTTTTTAGGGTCCTGGCAGCAGTCCTTCAGCCTGACTTCATCTGTTGCTGGGGTGACAGTGGAAGACTTTCCCACTCTGGAAGTGGGAAAGCTGGTAAGTGAACAGCATGACCAAGAGGGGTGGGCTGTGTCTGCAGAATCATGCAGTGTAAGCCTCAACAATCAAACTCTTTGGGATTCACAgttttgcagctctgctgtgaaGGAAAGGGATAAAGAGGAGGATAATGAATTGAGTTCACAGCCCGGTCGGACTGACAGTACCTCTGCAACTGATAAATTAGAGAGAATATTCTCTTCAAAGACTGAGCCATCACATGGAAACAGTTCCAGGTTGTTACAGCATCCCTTGGAATCTGGGGTAAAAAGCATTTACCCAAAGACTAATAGTAGAGATTATTCTTACCCAGAAAAATCCCACAACTCCCTTTTTTACAAGAGAGATCCCTCAGCTTCTGACCATGTAAATGTAGCTGGAGTATCTCAGACAGACTCAGTGCTTTGGGATGATCTCCCATTCTCAGAAAGCCTAAATGAATTTTTAGCCAGATTAGAAGATGGTAAGAGTGGTGTAACATCACCCAGCCTTGAGGCAGGCAAACATGCCCTTCTTGAAAGTAACAAGTTGGGTGTAAATCCTAACAAATCGTATCCCAGGCAAATCCTAGTAGCTGGTGATTCACCTAAAACGAGCCTCTCGGGGAGGTACTTGCCACCAGCAGAGAATGATAGCTGTGAGAACATATCgtttgcttgttttcagttGAATGCAAAGTCTCCAAGCGATGAGGTGTCACAATGTGAGTCTTCCTCTAATGCTTTATCTTCAACTGACAAGGAATGTGGAGCATCTTGCTTTGCACCTAACCCTCATCTACTTATTCTGTCACAGTCCTTGCCGGTTACATCAGAGCCTTCTGCTTCCGAGAGCAGAGATGTGCAGTCCAAAGAAGCAAATATTGACATTTCAAAGTCAGCTTGGTCTTTTATTAGTCTGCAGCCTACTGCTGAACACAGAGAAACCTCCTGTTTAAAAATGAGCAAGGGAGCTACCTGTCTGTTTTCTGCATATTATAGCTGTTTCTCTGGTTGTACAGATAAAGAAAATTCTTCTACGCCAAGCCAAAGGACAGATCTTATGTGCACAGGGGGATGGGACTCTGATCCAGCAACTCCCAGCAGCACAAGAAGAATATCTAAAGGAGAATTAAAACCGTTGACAGAACTGTCAGAAAATACCTTCAAAAGTGTTAATAGGAGAGAGATGCTATGGAACAGTATCCTCCCTGAAGGCAGCTACAATGCTTCTGCTGATCTCTTTGATGAAAGCGCAAGAGAGGTAGCAAAACCTGTAGAATTCTTCAATAAATCCTGTAATTCTTTAATACAGGAAGATATTGTGACAGAAAAGGTCACAGCTCCTGAATTGGTGCTTTATCCTGGAGATGTTCCCTGTAACAGTTCAAAATGGAGCTCATCCCTACACCAGTCCCCTCCTGTTTTCAGTCAGCACAGTACACCAGTAACTCGCTCCTCCTGTGAGTCCGAGGGCAATTCAGTCAGCGCTCAAGACTTTGTTCCTTATTCACAGTCAACTCCTTTGACAAAACCTTGCCAGAAACTGTGGCCTGTTGAGGAAAGCAACTCTTTAGTCCCTATCTTCACCCCTAAAAATCCCGCTAAAATCCATTCCAAATGCAAGCGATCCAGGTCTTCCTTTCAAAATGTTCTGTTGCAGCAGCTCACTGGCAGGTTAAGGAAACGGCAAAGGCCAGGTAACGGGGAAAACAAAGACAGTAACAGCGCTGTTTCACAGCAGTTCCTCAGCAGCCAGCTGTCTGCCAGCTTGGAGGAGTGGGTCCCTCCATCTGCAAACAAAAGGCTGAAACCAACAGCATCTTTACGCTTTAAAACAGGTGCCCGGGCTACTGACTTGCAGTTGACCTGTGGGCATGCGGGCAGGAACCCTGTttctgagagcaaagagaagagTGAAGATTATATGTGCTCCAGAAATGAGAGATTAAACCCTGGGAATAGAGCTGGGATTCTAACAACTCCTGTATCTGCAGGCATCACCAAGGCCTTGTTTTTAAATGATACAATCCTGGAAACTTGTTCCCCTTCAGAAGACAAGAATCTCCTCTCAAGTGCAAATTACTCAGGGGGTGTTTTGGAGGGGGCAGCTGCCTGGTCTCCTGAGTTGTTCTTCCAAGCGCAGAGCCCTTTTTCCAATAAGCCTAAACACTGAAAAGAGATTTCTATGCtgtgttctttttaattgtttttaagaCTTTTGGGAAGGAGCCGGTAGAAGAAAagatctgtttaaaaacaattatattGTTTATGCACCTATTGGCATATGTATCCCTCAGACAAGGTGTGTTTATTTGCAGATCTTTGTACCACCGAGATGGGGGAAAACAGAATTTgcaattactttcttttatgTAAGTTAACTCCAGAACGTGCAATAAAAACTTCTCTAAATGTGTATTTAGTAGATCTCACTTTATCAAGTACAGGTAGGTGAAGTGCTTTAGCCTTCAGTGTTGTCTTTTTATCATGAGAAGAGCCCTGGAGTCTCTGTCTGCTCCAGACGCTTACCTGATGACTCCCTGTGGAGAAGGGCCAAGTTTTCATCAAAGAATTTTGAATACCACATGGGAGCCTTGTATTTGAGCCCACTTGGGATCCCAGGGCAGAGTTGAGCTGGGTGGAGGGGACCATCCTGAGAGGTTGGTAGCAGCTCCCAATTTCTCTGTAGGCTTTTTCAAGTTAAAGTCTGCAAGTGGCAGATTCCTGGCAGcatctttcctcttccttgctTTGGGGTCTTCCATATCCCCCAGCCAGAACAGCTCGATGTAGGAGCATTGAGCAGAGAGGtcttggtgctgctgctgcaacgtTGTAGGCCGGGTGCTGCAGAAGGCTGTGGGAACCCGATGGCACAGCATCCCATCAGTCTGAAAATGCTGACTTGTAGAAGCAGACATGGGCCTAAAATTACTTGCTGCGGGGGTTTTTCGTGTACAGAATGGGTATGCGCCATAGGCATTGTGACTGGTGACAAGGAGGCTTTGCTTGGGTCATTCTCTGCTACAAGTAGAGGTTACTACAGTTCTGTGTGTGAAGCCTCACTTCATTTCTCATGTACCCACTTGAGCTCCAGACTCAGTGTTTGGTCAGAAGGGTTTTGTGGCTTTGCATGCAAGGAACAAATTGAATCAACACTTATATCTAAAGGACTTTACTTTCAGGTTATAAAGACACCACCTCTGCCTTAGGAAACATGAGAGGCAGAAGCTGCTGAAAGTCATATTGTGGGAACCTATCATTTTGTGTTCATCTTGTTCCTGGGCATTTTGCTTACGCTCTGCTGTGAGTCACTGTTGCACTAAGATGGCCAATGGAAGCAGTGGTTGGGAGGGATGAAAAAAACCAGGCCTTTGGAACTGGAGCTGTAACGCTGTGTGCCTTCGTAGCGCTTCTGTAAAATACGTATGTACCTGCTCTTTATTTTCAGGAGACTTGGGGAAGTATGAGGGCAGTTAGTCTCTTGCCACCTTTATCTGCTACTTTTAGCGTGGATCAGCCTTACAGAAAACATAGGTAAACCTTTTCAGTTTCTTGGTCTCTACGCTAAGTTCTGCACCTTCTAATCAAGTGCATTTCTAGCAGGGTACTAGTGAGATGCAGCCTCTCCTACCGAGGGCACAGTGTGCTGAGGCTGCAGCTCTCCCGCAGGCTGGCTGAAGCAGTTTCTCACGGGTACACAGCAAGTCTGCACAGGCAAATTCACTTTACAAAGAAGTTTTTCCGTAGCAGTCAGtgtggatttgggttttttcactaCTGACAGTTGAGGAAATTGAGGCACAGGTTCAGAGACTTGCCCAGCACTAAGAGAGCGTGCAGCCTAGCTCTGGATATCACTGAAAGACCTTAACTAGCAAACCATCCTTTCTCCTTGCTGTGCTACTTGGCAAGGTACGCAAGCACAACCCGAAAGTTCTTCcttgtatttaaagaagctgcAACGGTAGGTGGCAGTGGCAAGAGGCTTGAGGTTTCTTCTTAGAGATCTGAGCCGAGATCCCTGCAGTCCCTGGATCCGAGATGTaaacagaagaagaaggagCATCTGTTTATAGCAAAAAAGGCAGGGGGGAAGCAGAATTAAACATAACTTGTTGACCAAAGTAACTCCAAGCATTGTACCTGTGAGTGGAGTCACTCGTTAAGTGCTGTGCCAGTGACGCCCACCTAAGCCTCCGCTGCAGACCGTGGCCATGCTGTGGGCGATACACAGAACCCTGCACAGGGTTTCTCAGCACAGCCAAGGGGGTGTGTCCGTAATAGAAGACACACAGCCTCTATAAGCTGTCAGTGACTTGCCCAGCTGAGCTTTAGTCCTGCATGTGCCAACAAAGAGCACCAGAACTGCACCAGGGTTGCTTCAGTCAGGATAGCGTGGGGCTCTAGGGCGAGCCCAAGTGAGCAAGCCTATGCTTGTGCCTACACTTACCAATGCTCTGCCTGttcaaaagatttttattgCAAACAAAATCCTACTTAATGAATCTATGTTAGGGGCAAGTGGAAAAGGAGTAAGAAATGTAGCCTGCCTGGAAATGGTAAATCTGCATTGATAGCTTAGGTagaagaaataaagggaaagaCGGCATTACTCATACACAGATCACTGAGCACAGGGAAGGTGATACTGAAAGGGTTTTAAGACATCAGTGCTCAAGCAAAGCAAGCTTGTAACTATTTCCACTACGTCCCCCCAGATAACAGGAGACTCTGGTTTTGCTGGCTTTTTAAGCACTCCCTGGTGATGAACTGGACAGATTCCCACTTTATCATGGGGGTTAGACCGGGTCCAAGTGATACACCAGAGACTTGATGTGGCTAGCAACAAAACACTGCCAGAACTTCTACATCATATACCTGACAGCATCTTGACATGTAATGTTTTGTCCAGCATGAGTGATTTTATTCAGCAGAGAATTCACCTGCATACTACTCTAAGCGATAGCTTTGGTGCAAGCTGATATAATTATAAGCTTGTACAAAAAGAATAAAGCTCAGCATGTTTAATTCTGAAGGTAATAAAACTCCTGAAAATGCATACCGGGTTAGTCGTTGAGTCCCTGTGCACAGAAATCCATAAATCAAGACTAGATTTTAAATTAGGTTTGGACTGTCTGCATGATACCATTGAAATTAGTGCAGGGCAGTCAGATCTCCTGTGCTTTCTGCGGGAGGACTGCGCGCACAGAGAGACACCAGAAAGTACTGTTGTGTGACAGGCCCCTGTCAGCAAGATGACATCTTCTGGGCAGAGCTCCCCAAGCGCTCAGTAAGAAAACTTTGTACATGAGAAGATGGAGGAGAGGCAATAAGCTGTCTTGGTTTTGCTCCTGTAGTCTGTCAGTCTTTCATTTCTCCCCCTGGGCAGTTTGTTCCCGTTTTGCAGGGAGCTGTTGTGCTCCTATAGTCCTTTTGCCCACAGCAAAGCCTGGCACAGGCTGTGCCCTTGCTGCTACACCTGCTGAAGAAGAAGGTTGCACATCCCACCGGTTACATACTCCTTGTAAGGAAGAGCTGCCACTCTTCACCTGTCCCTTACCTTTCCCCAGGAAGAGCTTGACCTGGCTTCTCCAGCCATCTCCCCCCAGGCACCACCCTCCAGCCCTCCTCTCTTTCAGTAAATACTCAGCTCCAGCTGTCTGAGCTTTAGGggtgttttctttccctccctttgcCCACTTCCTACCTAGAAGCATGCAGGGACTTTTCCCTCTCCAAATACCTCTCTGTTTTATCACTGACACAAAGTGCCAGCTTCCTGGGAACACGGAGCAGATGGTCCAGCCCTCATGTCAGACACTTACCAAGTAAGGAGCTTCAAGGTCAGTGGAAGAGGCAATAAAGGACACATGGTGTCTTCAAGCTTCACAGCTCATTTCTCAGTTTAAGTGTTAGCTGAAGTAATCTTTGATGtggagcagagcacaggggaGGGAACCCCATCCCCAGAATGAAT encodes the following:
- the DDIAS gene encoding DNA damage-induced apoptosis suppressor protein, encoding MNSVRGLLAASVISVQNSCFTYPACQKCFSRLILDSRRFNCLKCGCTGEAKDASYRYRLALRIADTKDLFDITVFGSCLDPFFGVTAENLQRCIQDFNQLSGETNAEACPGVLVQAVEACFIGKRFIFGVKDFAREDRGHSAANSILQNRSRINRSTKNLTACQIFLPNAAVTGFTVISYFHRLLQSAEFRSCNNSSYLPDASSAPIDEPVSELSSLSSLSRSSCFVQSHGRESFLGSWQQSFSLTSSVAGVTVEDFPTLEVGKLVSEQHDQEGWAVSAESCSVSLNNQTLWDSQFCSSAVKERDKEEDNELSSQPGRTDSTSATDKLERIFSSKTEPSHGNSSRLLQHPLESGVKSIYPKTNSRDYSYPEKSHNSLFYKRDPSASDHVNVAGVSQTDSVLWDDLPFSESLNEFLARLEDGKSGVTSPSLEAGKHALLESNKLGVNPNKSYPRQILVAGDSPKTSLSGRYLPPAENDSCENISFACFQLNAKSPSDEVSQCESSSNALSSTDKECGASCFAPNPHLLILSQSLPVTSEPSASESRDVQSKEANIDISKSAWSFISLQPTAEHRETSCLKMSKGATCLFSAYYSCFSGCTDKENSSTPSQRTDLMCTGGWDSDPATPSSTRRISKGELKPLTELSENTFKSVNRREMLWNSILPEGSYNASADLFDESAREVAKPVEFFNKSCNSLIQEDIVTEKVTAPELVLYPGDVPCNSSKWSSSLHQSPPVFSQHSTPVTRSSCESEGNSVSAQDFVPYSQSTPLTKPCQKLWPVEESNSLVPIFTPKNPAKIHSKCKRSRSSFQNVLLQQLTGRLRKRQRPGNGENKDSNSAVSQQFLSSQLSASLEEWVPPSANKRLKPTASLRFKTGARATDLQLTCGHAGRNPVSESKEKSEDYMCSRNERLNPGNRAGILTTPVSAGITKALFLNDTILETCSPSEDKNLLSSANYSGGVLEGAAAWSPELFFQAQSPFSNKPKH